The segment ACTCAAAATCCCTTTTTTTCATCACACTCTTCCTTTGAAGCAAAATCCAATGCTAGAAAGTACCCCAAAATTTCCCTTTCCGTTATGTCCAGCCAAAACCAAAGCCAAAGCCAAAGCCAGGGCCAAACACAAGTCCCATCTCTTGATGCTTTGCTCAACTCTGGTCGCAAAGAAGAAGTTTTTGCCAGCATAAAAGCCTCACTTCACAATTGTCTGTCAGAGACTAATCTTCACTTGACAGTCCCTGGTCTCAAATCCAAAACCAGAGGCAAGGTAGACACAAAGGACTGCCTTTtctttaaataaaaacaaatagtCAAGTTAAAAGatggaaaatttttgtaattttgcttGAGTCATGCAGGTTAGGGACATTTATGACAGTGGGGATTATCTTGTGTTGGTCACTACTGATCGTCAGAGTGCATTTGATAGGATTCTTGCCTCTATCCCCTTCAAGGGCCAGGTTTTTATACTCGCTATTTTGTTATTGGTAAATATTAACAGTAGTAGATGTATCATTGTTGGAATTTCAATTTTCAGGTTCTTAATGAGACGAGTTTGTGGTGGTTCAATAGAACTCGGCACATGATTCCAAATGCAGTTTTGTCAGTACCAGATAAAAATGTTACAATTGCTAAGAAATGTTCTGTCTTTCCTGTTGAATTTGTTGGTGAGTATCTTTGATATTCTTATCAGTCATTTTTGTCACATGGAGGGTGGTTGATTGGAATCGAATTGTTTCGTTTTTACAAACTTGGAACTCTGAATTTTCATGGTCACATTTCATGATAGGAGCTATTCCGAAGTCCATTATGAATGGAGTTTCACCCTATCAATTAAAACAATCAACAAGTTTCCTTAATCCTTTGTTCATTCACAGCATGTACAATAATGAAAATGATCCAtgattttttgttttaatatttttgtggggGATTGAATTGCCACAGGTTCAAAACAAGTTTTAAGTTCTAATTTTGCATGCCAACCTTGTTATTTAGAGCTATTGCTGTCGCCTGGTGTAAAATCCTCATCTGATCTGAATTTTGGTGCTATATGCAGTTAGAGGGTTTGTGACCGGAAGTACTGAAACATCACTGTGGACAGTTTACAAAAATGGAGTTCGAAATTACTGTGGAAATGTACTTCCGAATGGTGAGGCTTCTGTGTAGTTAAATCACTCTCCGTTCACTTGGAAATTGTGCTATATgatggtgaaatgatatgtttgttATAGGGCTGGTAAAAAATCAAAAGTTAACTGCAAATATACTCACACCAACAACTAAAGCTGAGGATCATGATGTTCCTGTAACT is part of the Gossypium arboreum isolate Shixiya-1 chromosome 5, ASM2569848v2, whole genome shotgun sequence genome and harbors:
- the LOC108453442 gene encoding phosphoribosylaminoimidazole-succinocarboxamide synthase, chloroplastic — its product is MAECVRTTLNPSHFLLHSTKAPTQNPFFSSHSSFEAKSNARKYPKISLSVMSSQNQSQSQSQGQTQVPSLDALLNSGRKEEVFASIKASLHNCLSETNLHLTVPGLKSKTRGKVRDIYDSGDYLVLVTTDRQSAFDRILASIPFKGQVLNETSLWWFNRTRHMIPNAVLSVPDKNVTIAKKCSVFPVEFVVRGFVTGSTETSLWTVYKNGVRNYCGNVLPNGLVKNQKLTANILTPTTKAEDHDVPVTPDEIIERGLMTQDEFDEAREKALSLFEYGQRVALEHGLILVDTKYEFGKSSDGSILLIDEVHTPDSSRYWIANSYEERFQNGLEPENIDKEFLRLWFRENCNPYEEKVLPDAPEELVCELAWRYIFLYETITKSRFEMQPMGEPIHDRISRNVSSALSSLQ